The Theobroma cacao cultivar B97-61/B2 chromosome 2, Criollo_cocoa_genome_V2, whole genome shotgun sequence genome includes the window AAAAAGGTCATCTAAAGAAAACTTTTTCGTTATATTCACAAATGGTTGAGTTAGGAATTAGACCGAATTCGACTATTTTTACCAGACTCTTGAAGAGTTTATTTGATCCTTCTGTTTTGGAGATTGGGAAACAAATCCATTCTCTCCTTATAAGAACTGGGTTAAGCACCAATGTTTCTGTTATCACAGCGATCTCCAATATGTACGCTAAATGCGGGTGGTTAGAAGGGGCTAAGCTCGTTATGGGTCAGATGGTTGAAAAGAATGCTGTAGCTTGGACGGGATTGATGATGGGGTGTACTCAAGCTGACAAACAAAAAGATGCTTTGGAATTGTTTGGTAAAATGGTAAAGGAAGGTGTTAAATTGGATGGGTTTGTGTTTTCGGTTGTTCTGAAAGCGTGTGCTGGATTGGAGGATTTGAACTTAGGGAGGCAAATTCATGGTTATGTTGTAAAACTTGGGTTCGAATCTGATGTTTTTGTGGGAACTCCTGTTGTGGATTTATATGTCAAATGTGCATGGTTTGAATCTGCTTGCCGAGCATTTGAGAGGATATCTGAACCGAATGATGTGTCATGGAGTGCTATAGTCACTGGCTACTGCCAAGTTGGTAAATTTGAGAAATCGCTTAAGATTTTTAAATCGTTAAGGATTAAAGATGTGtctttgaattcttttgtATATACCAGCATTTTCCAAGCATGTTCTGTTCTTGCTGATTTTAATGTGGGTGCCCAAGTTCATGCAGATTCAATAAAAAGAGGTTTAATTTCGTATCTTTATGGAGAGAGTGCAATGATTACTATGTATTCAAAATGTGGTAGATTGGACTATGCGAATCGAGCGTTTGAGTCTATTGATGAACCTGATACTGTGGCTTGGActgcaaatatatgtggtcATGCTTATCATGGCAATGCTTCTAAAGCCCTAAGGCTTTTCAGGAGGATGCAGGACTCTGGTGTGAGGCCAAATGAAGTTACATTTGTGGCGGTTTTAACTGCTTGTAGTCATTCTGGCTTGGTTACAGAAGCTAAACTGTATTTGGAGTCAATGAGTCGTGAATATGGTGTGAGACCAACTATTGATCATTATGCTTGTATGATTGATATATACTCTCGTGCTGGTCTGCTGCAAGAGGCATATGAACTGATAAAGATTATGCCCTTTGATCCTGATTCAATGAGTTGGAAATGCTTATTGGGTGGGTGTTGGATCCATAGGAATCTTGAGCTGGGAAAAGTTGCAGCAGAAAATCTACTTCAGCTTGATCCAGATGATACTTCAGgttatattttgatgtttaaCCTATATGCTTCATCTGGGAAATGGGAAGAAGCAGCTCATGTAAGAAGTATgatgggtgaaagaaagttgaaaaaggaACTTAGCTGCAGCTGGATTACTGTCAAGGGTAGGGTGCATCGGTTTGTAGTGGGCGATAAACACCATCCTCAGACAGACGAGATTTatgaaaagttaaaagaattCAACCATTCTGTTATGAAGGATGAAGGTGGCGTTCTAACAGAAGAGGATGTACAATTTGGTTTGCCTGAGCGGAAACAGCAACTTATGGACCACAGTGAGAGACTTGCCATAGCATTTGGGCTCATAACTGTACCAAGCAATGCACCTATTATTGTTTTCAAGAATCTCCGGGCATGCAAATACTGCCATGATTTTGCAAAACATGTATCCATGGTCACAGGACGCAAAATCACCGTTAGGGATTCCTGCAGATTCCATCACTTCCATTTAGGGCAATGCTCTTGCAATGATTATTGGTGATGCTTGCAATTTGTTTTGCCATGAGAGGTAGGATGATTATCCTTATTCAAGTTTAgttgtattttatttataagccatatcatttcattgatataaaatatatacattaaGAAATTCTCTCCTCAAAGTGAGCAGatgaatttccttttaaaaCCACACCCAGAATTCGTCACCCCATTGCATTTCCACATAGCAAATACAACCAAAAGTTCCCTAATATTTCACCCCAACACCCCCAGATCCCTTACAGTTCAAACACAGCAATTTTAACACAAGTGCCTTTCACCTCATCATGTTTAGCTGGGATTGTGCATAATAGCACGTGGCCCCAGAACATAATTCTTCCAAGGGAAGTATTTGTGAAACTTGAAGATATTGATAATTCTGTGGCTGAAAGTTCAGCAtgaattaattcttttcaTGATCTATGTCCACCAAAATTTCATGCTTGGCTATTTTATAGGTTGTCACCTCTCATTGGGATCATCATCAGACAGTCTCAGCTTCTGGCTTaggggaaagaaaattaatttaagctGTCTTTTTCCTGGATTTCACTGTTGCTCTTTCATCTCAATCACAAtctgtgtgtgtatatatatatatatagatttttAACAATGGCAATGCTCCGGATACAATGTTGTGgctgaaatttgaaaaaaggaaaaaaaaaacaaaagaaatagagCCAACCATAAGAAATTCTTTTAGGCAATTGTGGTGGGGTTGGCTGCGGATACACGCGTGACTGCGTAACAGGAAGCACACAATATTTGTTGATTTGCAAAAAtgtggaaaaaggaaaacctGCAAGCGCATGGGTGGCCCAACAGTGACAAAGTCCAAGAATCCAAGGTTGATTGGTACTTGGTGCACTTTGCAACGAGCGATGGCAGCCATTTTTGTTGCGGTGGGACTAAAAAGTACATAAGCAGCATCATGGAGAAGGGAACCCTTCACCGCCTGACACGTCTTTGTTGTATTAAACTACTTGAATAGTGAAGTTTAAGAATCTCCAGATGATTGTTTGCCCACAAAAGAGTATCCGGCACATCCCAGTGTGTCATCTGTCACCATGGATGGGAACCTTCCTCTCCTTTTCTTCGCCTGAGTGCTCACTGCCTGGTCTATTTAATTAAGCGGATAACCatattacttaattattatatCTAATCACTTTAGATATCttgtcttttcattttttttcctctggTTTTTCTTTCTGAATGAGCCAGTTGGGTCTTACATGCACTTGACATGTCAGCTCAGCCTTCCTACTCGCTTTTCATGTATCTGGCAAGTTGTCCAATAAGCCAAGCATCTATTATTTGAGATACGGAtatatttctattattttgTCCTTAGATTCGGCAAGATGAAAACGAATCAAATGAAGGACCATGTCACATAACAACAAGGAGGGAAGTTCTATGGAAATGGAATACTGTACTCTCTCCATTTGAATGAACTTGTTGGAGTCATATTGTGGAAATCCTTTTAGCCGCTAGGAAAGTACCACGAGTGCAAGAGATAAGTTGCTTCAAAAAACATACTACGATGAGTAGGGtacttgttaatttttaaataattaattttaaaatcatttaaatatcaagatattttaattttaactttagataatattataaaatattattcaaaatcGAATCCTATTAGTATAGCATTAACTGTTAATTATCTGAATCCATTAAATACTTGAttatacaaaataaattttttaaatatggaTACTCATTTAATAACCCAAACTTAAATccacatataaaaatattttacattatttCATATGCAATTTactaacaattaaaatttaaaccacaaaaagaaaaattgattgaGATGGCTAAAATTGTATTGAAAGTAAGGAGGACAAATGTTAGAATCTcactaattaaaaatttttgtaacattacatataatattataatattatgtaTAATCGGGTTCTAAGGGTATCGGGTACCCTAATACGTGGGAATTAATATAATTGGGTTTCGATTTAAGGTATCTTAAAGGTGATACCCAAACTCGAGTCAGGTATTAAAAACCTTACTCGAATTTGTCCCATAATCAAATATAGGTACCCAAACCCTATGTTATTGGGTTAGATACTCGCGAATACCCGTATAATAACAACCCATTTACATCTCTACTTACGATAAATGTACAGGGGTGAGCCCAAAAGTCACTTAAGGATCCTCCCAAATTTTACTAGCACTGATATTTTTAGAGTGATTTATGATCCAAATCTTATTAAGACCAATATTTTAGAGTGATTTATGGTTCTAAAATACTTACCCACCTAACTCGGACAAAAAATTCGAAATTTTGATAGACATTCAAAGCCTATATATgaaataaactaaatatttGCAAATCATAAGTTTTGAACTCATTAAAATtaggtcttttttttttaattttgagggATGAGGTAAAAattacttatttaaatatttatattcaaTACAAACAATAAAcgaataaattaaaagtaatcactacaaaaaaaaaaaacaaggctTTACCAATGGagaatttttctttgataaaaTCTGTCGGCAATTACCAACAGGTTGTCGCCAAAACATTAACAAAGTTATCTTATAAGCATTACCAATAAAATACCAACAGAATATATCGACGGAACTCAATTCGTCATTATTCAATCAACAATACAATGATACGAAATTAATGAAGGGCACGCCACGATTACCGatcaaaatatttcattaataaaaggGCTACCGATGAAATTTACCGATTAAAGTTGTCAACGGAACATCCAATcagaaaaaatattaaagtgcCGATGGAATTACCAACAGAAAATCTATTGGTAATGCCATTGAACTCATTAGAAATGTTACTGACCGATTTGTCGACGAAAATTCTATCGACAGTGGTACCATTGGTAATTCTGCCTgtaatttgaaattataatCCTGATCGGGATCCCTCATTTTTTcctcatttcttctcttttactCGACTCTCTCTTTCCCTTTCGAGATTTCCCTTTTCTCCTCCGAGCCCCCTTTGCCTAGTGCTCAGTTCTCATCGACCGACCACCCCAATGCTAGTTATCTCCGACCCACCCCGCCGGCAGCATCTTTCTCTCCTTACTCTTTCactcatctctctctctcttcccttCCAGATCTCCTTCAATCTTGCCCAACTAAGCTTCTCGGTTGCCATAagtctttttcccttttgaattttatttgtgAACATTTAGGGTTACCAAGAATATTGTTCCCATTATTGTTAGATTTTAGGGTTTAGGTGCTTATAGATTTGTTTTGTTCATTTGTTCCTTTTCTTGTTACATTGCCATAAATATTGTACATTAGGATTCTAGTGGCTGTAACTATTCCCATTCTTGTAATTGTTTGGATTCCCGGTTGCCCAGTGCTTGTCGCTGTCTTTGTGGTTGTGTTGTGGCATTCTTGTGGCTGTTGGAAAAAATATTGTAAGTGAAGGAAAGAGGGAAagacaaacaagaaaaatgtaATTCTTTCTAAAGAAATGCAGCTTGGTAATATGCATAAATAGAGTTGTTGAACAATGAAAAGGCATGGATTTtgtagtttgaattttttaaataaattgattcaGATAGTAGGCATTATTTATAGTACATAGATGTctcaatatttgatttaacaaTAAATACATGTATTTTCCCACAAAACctgatttcaatttttttttcaaataataatattttagttcttaagcaattaattaaattagtaatattatttaatttaaaaaatatttgaattaattaagcTGTGAGggaattaattatataatttaactaattaaaaagaataatgtATTTGTAATTAAGcaactaattaaattattaaatttagtaaaattttaaaattagttaaattaattaaagttttattaaattaattaaataatttaactaatcaaatgaaaaaatgttttagtaattaagcaattaattaaattagtaatattatttaatttataaaatattcaaattaattaaggtttaatgagttaattaaataatttagttaattaagtaTGTAATGTGTTGTAagtaattaagtaattaattaaatcattaatattatatattttatttatttcaattaattaaggtttgagggaattaattacataatttaaataataaaaaagaatcatgtattagtaattaatcaattaattaaattagtaaatttaattaatttaaaattatttaaattaattaagatcttattaaattaattaaaaatattatatatttctaaattcatttacattaagtaagatttaataaattaatatgttgataacaaataaatttttataatttagtaTTAAGTTCGTTTCTTTTTTTCGATTGATTATTATGTTAACATCTTTTAACAAATGACATCATATGTCCGTtatggtatttttttttagaatggAACGAGATAGGAGTTGGATATATTCCCAAGTATATTCGAGTGGATTTTTTAAGATAATTTGTGAATGGAGTAGatgaatttatttcatttgcgTTCAATCAACCAAGATATGTGACTGAGAATAAGATTAGATGTCCTTGCTCTCGGTGTATAAATAGCAAGTTCTTGGTTGTTGATAAGGTTCTGGAACACTTATTTCATAAAAGTTTTACCAGTGCGTACACAATATGGGATGCACATGGTGAATCACTCCATATCGGACAATCATCAGGACATTTTGTTGATGAGCAGAATGAAGTAGTTAATGAAGTTAGAATAGAAAATCCATATATTAAAATGGTTTTGGTTGTTTTACGATTGGAATTTTAGTTCAATAATGAGACCCAAAATGGACTAGCTTTTCTTGAAGATCCAAATTCGAATACTGCattattctttttgttgttaaaTGATGCCGATGCAATTTTGTGGTTCAGATGCGATAAGCACACAAAACCATAAACTATGTCCCAATTATTGAATGTGAAgtcaaagtttaacatgtgTGAGGCATGCTTTAATCATGTGATGCATCTAGTGAAGGAAATGTTGCCATCGAATGAATCATTGTTGGGaaatttttatagaatgaAGACATAACTACAGGATCTTGGGCTTGGTTGTTAAAAAATTCATGCATGTAAGAATAATTGTCTGTTGTTTTATTGTCCATGCTATGGTCATCCTCGATataaaccaaataaatcaaGGGGAGGAAGGGAGTACAAAATTCCTTATAAGATTTTGCAATATTTTCCATTCATACCTAGATTGCAGAGGCTACATATGTCAAGCAAAATTGCAAAACTCATGACATGGCACGCCACACACTAATCTAATGATGGAGTACTTAAGCATCTTGTTGATAGTGAGATTTGGCAACACTTTAATCGCACCTAACAGTCTTTTGCTATTAAGCCTCATAGAGTCAGACTCAGTGTATGTTCATATGGCTTCAGTCTATTCAGGCTGTTAGTGAAACCATATTCTGTTTATACCTTACCTCCATGGATGTGCATGAAGCAACCATACATCTTTCTTAGTATAGTCATGCCGAGGAAAACAAGTCTCAAACAAAACATTGATATGTTCCTCCGACCTCTGATAAATGAGTTAAAAGTTCTATGGCACGAAATGTAGTCACGTATAATGCCTTTACCtaccaaaattttattctacGAGTAGCACTCTTATGGACCAGCAATGACTTCCCTGTATATGATATGTTGTTTGCGTGGAGCACTCATGGACGTTTATCATGTCCATATTGCAAGGAACATGGAAAGAGTTTCATATTGGTGTACAATAAAAAgccatgtttttttttattgtcattGGCATTTCTTGCCAATGGattattcttttcatttccaaagagataaatttaagaaatgtgCTAAACAAGACCCTCAAATTCCTCGATTATCCGATGCCAAGATATTGGAACAATTGGAGTCAATTTCAAATATCATGCATAGGACAAAGGTTGGCGACCAGAAGCTACCAGGTTTCGGTCAAACCCATAACTAGGCtaagaaaatcatattttGGGAGGTGCTATTGACATACGAATCTCATTCGTCACAACTTAGATGTGATGCATATTAAGCATAACATACTTAACAATATATTCAATACGATGATGGTTGTTCCCAAAAAGACGAAAGGCAATATCGAGGCTAGTCTTGATTTGGAAATGTGTTGTAAGCGATAAGAATTGCACTTAATTGCAAATAATGGTAAACTTTTTAAACCGAAAGCCTCATACACTTTGATTAAAGAGTAAAGGAAAGCTGTGTGTGCTTGGGTGAAACAATTACGATTACCAGATGGTTTCGCCACTAACATAGCAAGGTGTGTGAATGAACAAGAATGCAAAATCTATGGGATGAAAAGTCATGACTGTCACGTTTTCATGCAACATTTACTCCCAATTGCCTTCCGTGATATGGTTCGTCACATTATTTGGAGTGCAATTGTTGAGATTTCATAATTCTTTCGTGATTTATGTGCAACAAAGCTGCGTGTTAATAATATCAATGCATGGGAAGGAAAATCATGGAAACCATATgcaaattagaaaataattttccaTCGAGTTTTTTTGACTTAATGAAGCATTTGTCGATCCACTTGCCATAGAAAGCTAAGGTTAGAGAAGCGGTCCATTATCGATGGATGTATCCTTTCAAAAGGTATTGCGAGCCACAcatgtaattataatttaatttaattttacaaTAAGAATCTGAGGTGAAACATTGATCTTTAGGTTCTTATATCATTTGAAAAAAGGATGAAAAATCGGGCATCTGCGGAAGGATCTATTTATGAAGCATATATCATCGACAAAATATCGTCGTTTTGTTCGATGTACTTCAAACCTACAATCTCAACAAGAATGAATTGGGTCCCATAAAATGATGATGGTGGAGAGGTTGATGCAATTGGTTGTCTATTGATTTTCACCTATCCTAGCCAATCTTTAAGTCAATTTGAGAAGTGTCGATACCTAGAGGAGAATGAGTTCTATACTGTTGAACTATATGAACCAATGAACTATGATGAGATATTACTGTACATTGAGTACGTATAAGtttaacaaataattaaaaaaattgtgaatCAAGAATGGTATTAATTCACTACATGTTCCTCTGATCTTTAGGATGTTTGACAATATGGTTAAAAGAGAACAATACAATTTTTCTAATAAGGaattagaaaaattttgtGACATGCCATTTGGTAATTGGTTTAAAGAATAGGTAAGTTATCTTTAATAAGTCTATTTGATCGTGTTAACTTAATACGTCAATAATTAAAAGCCATGTAACTTTTTTGTAAGTTGTCCAACATGCGAGTCAAATTGATTCTTGTGTTGTCGACATGTCTCACGGACCTAGTCGTATGACAAGGTGTTTCAAAGGTTATTACGTCAATATAGATACAAGTTCTACACATTGGATTTAAAGTCACAATCGTAACACAATGAACAGTGGTGTCTGCATTAATGGAAGTTGTTATGATGATTATGATTGTGACTTTTACAAATTGTTGGTCGATATCATTGAGTTAAAATACTTTGGTGTCAATAACCAAGTTGTGTTTTTCAAATGTCATTGGTTTGATATCTATAAAGGTTTTCAAGTAAATCCTATTCAGGGGTTGGTCGAAATTAGACACAACTCAATTCTTGCAATTAATGAGCCTTTTGTTTTAGCTGAACAAGTAACTCAAGTGTAATACACTTTGCTTTCAGACCTGGTGCTTTTATGCTTTTTCtaacctttaaaaaaaaagtgtaaTACACTTTGTATTcatcaaacaaaaaagatCGACGTGATTGGTAGAAAGTGTTTAAATCAAAGGCTTGAAGTCAATTTCCCATTATGGATAATAAGTGAAGTAATGGGAAAACGATTGACTTCAACAAAGAGGTGTATCAAGAAGATGAATTTTCCTTCAATTCACGATTTAATCATACTTTGATTGACCTTGACAACAATACAATTCTTGTTGTTTATGGAGGTTGaatatgatgatgaagatgatgaagcTGATGGAGAATACGAcaaaacaaaggaagaatgagatgaagaaaatgaaataatatcgATGATGATGAATATAAGAATGAGGAAAATGAGTTTGCATGTTTGGATGATGATTGAtaaatgctttttttttttaaaatgtatgAATAAATGTGAACACTTTAACATCAAAACTTTATGAATGTcattcatttatatttatcatttcgtatatttatttattgacagttaaattaatgtttatatgcatattatttattaatagatACTAACAAttgtacattttttttcttattgcaCAAACATGGTTAAGCCAAAGACAAAGTTAGGCCCTCGAGCACAGTCCAGTGGCGTTCGCCCTTCAGTTTCTATTGTTGAATTTACCACGTAAGTGCATgtatcgttaacaagtaatataatcaaaagaaaagtatCGTTTCCACAACGAATTGTTACCAAAATTTTGCTAACTACTAAActtataacaatttaattttattcaaataaacaaattaaaactatTGGATAACAAAggaaattaaactaataacAAGAACGCCAATTTAAACTAgataaattaatcaaaaaaatcttaagaTTATAATTTCCCTTCAATACTTTATTTGAATCTCTTTTATTCTCTCTAAATTTACTTAAATGGACTGAGTTACTAACCTAgagttctaatttatttataaatatcttcCGAATTGCTTATAAAAATTTCTCTCTCAACTAATTCACGATATTCCTAtgcaaattgaattaaaaaaagacTTATTAAGCTTAAACTCTAATTTTGATTGCATATGACatgtaattatatttctatCTTACACGCgaaacaaatcaattaatcaGTTAATTGAATTTGAACAAATACTATTTCATCCATGGCTTACTGTAAACTCCCTTTTCCAAGTTGCATTTAGGTTACCTTATTAATTGTATCAGTCGTCAATCAATCAAATACATTACTCACaagattgaaataaacaactcaaatACTATAAATCATAACCAAGatagaatattaaaaatccaaactacatgttgggttccattgcaatcctagataaagaaattaagttcttactaaataataaaaacacaaTCTAAAGAAGGTTAACCATCAATAACAAtacaagaaaatcaaagaagaaatagtgaagaaaagaaaactaacgCTTGTCAAGTTTTCAATCTTTAATCTtccaaagttttttttttttgctttcttgaGTGCTTGACGGCCATTTTTTCTCCAAAGAACCTTAGCTAAAACATGTCTTTTAATTGCTCCAAAGGTGCCTTTAAACGGCCTTCAAAAATCCTATTTCGTataaagtttgaaaaacataatGTCCAAGATATTGACACGGTGCCATGGCCTCAATTTTCTGGTATTGCGACCTCAATTTCTCGAGCTAAAGTATGATGCGCCTCCTCCCCTCGGCACTGCAGCCTCACTTCTTTGGCATCGTGGCACCACACTTGCTAGTTTGTTATGATGCCTCCTCTCTCTTTG containing:
- the LOC18608853 gene encoding pentatricopeptide repeat-containing protein At5g13270, chloroplastic, with amino-acid sequence MANISLPSSRPSQISATKNETPSIKPASFAQFPSWVSLKSTSSSLKIPLSQQGQVENVHLVSLSKQGKLKEARDFLKQMEEAGVPVNPHSYKSLLETCSKVRSLSDGKLIHNHLRRTMKNPSGFLENSLLQMYLDCESFLHAEKLFDKMIEKTLGSWIILISAYSQKGHLKKTFSLYSQMVELGIRPNSTIFTRLLKSLFDPSVLEIGKQIHSLLIRTGLSTNVSVITAISNMYAKCGWLEGAKLVMGQMVEKNAVAWTGLMMGCTQADKQKDALELFGKMVKEGVKLDGFVFSVVLKACAGLEDLNLGRQIHGYVVKLGFESDVFVGTPVVDLYVKCAWFESACRAFERISEPNDVSWSAIVTGYCQVGKFEKSLKIFKSLRIKDVSLNSFVYTSIFQACSVLADFNVGAQVHADSIKRGLISYLYGESAMITMYSKCGRLDYANRAFESIDEPDTVAWTANICGHAYHGNASKALRLFRRMQDSGVRPNEVTFVAVLTACSHSGLVTEAKLYLESMSREYGVRPTIDHYACMIDIYSRAGLLQEAYELIKIMPFDPDSMSWKCLLGGCWIHRNLELGKVAAENLLQLDPDDTSGYILMFNLYASSGKWEEAAHVRSMMGERKLKKELSCSWITVKGRVHRFVVGDKHHPQTDEIYEKLKEFNHSVMKDEGGVLTEEDVQFGLPERKQQLMDHSERLAIAFGLITVPSNAPIIVFKNLRACKYCHDFAKHVSMVTGRKITVRDSCRFHHFHLGQCSCNDYW